Proteins from a genomic interval of Diospyros lotus cultivar Yz01 chromosome 6, ASM1463336v1, whole genome shotgun sequence:
- the LOC127803413 gene encoding dihydrofolate reductase-like isoform X2: MTTEIQSKPRILCLHGFRTSGEIFKKQVGKWPESVLGRLDLVFLDGAYPAAGESGVEGYYDPPYYEWFQYSEDLGEYYNFDGCIAYIEDYMVKHGPFDGLMGSSQGAGICAALPGMQLDGVALTEVPKIKFVIVISGGKFGGSERVLGGKYDGLKIGLPKLAANAFSSPLKCPSLHFIDERGLKTMLSFIDKIETIEK; the protein is encoded by the exons ATGACGACTGAAATCCAGAGCAAGCCCAGAATCCTCTGCCTCCACGGATTCAGAACGAGCGGTGAAATCTTCAAGAAACAGGTCGGAAAGTGGCCGGAGAGCGTTCTCGGTCGGTTGGACCTCGTCTTCCTCGACGGGGCTTATCCGGCAGCCGGCGAATCCGGTGTTGAAGGCTACTATGATCCTCCCTACTACGAATGGTTCCAGTACAGCGAG GATCTTGGAGAATACTACAACTTTGATGGATGTATTGCCTACATAGAAGATTATATGGTAAAACATGGCCCTTTTGATGGTCTAATGGGGTCTTCCCAG GGGGCAGGTATTTGTGCAGCATTGCCTGGAATGCAATTGGATGGGGTGGCACTCACCGAGGTTCCCAAGATCAAGTTTGTGATTGTAATTTCAGGGGGGAAGTTTGGAGGATCAGAAAGGGTTTTGGGGGGCAAATATGATGGATTGAAGATTGGGCTGCCAAAGCTGGCTGCTAATGCGTTTTCATCGCCACTCAAGTGCCCTTCCCTTCACTTTATAG